A part of Acidimicrobiales bacterium genomic DNA contains:
- a CDS encoding phosphoenolpyruvate carboxykinase — translation MERCTVLDLSYLGIHNVANVFHNLSTPQLYEEAIRRREATVAHLGPLVVRTGQYTGRSADDKFIVREPSSEDRVWWGKHNRPFEPDDFARLKLRLGAYLQGRDVYVQDCYAGADPEYRLKIRVLTETAWHNMFARDMLLREFDKDVLEQFAPEFTVIHCPQFHAIPDVDHTRSEAFILLNFGENLVIIGGTSYAGEIKKSVFTVMNYLLPQKGVLGMHCSANQGSQGDTALFFGLSGTGKTTLSADPDRALIGDDEHGWSDNGIFNFEGGCYAKVIRLSREAEPEIYETTRRFGTILENVTIDHGTRRLDLDDGSLTENTRAAYPITHLPNIVRDGIGPHPKNVVMLTADAFGVLPPIARLTRAQAMYHFLSGYTAKVAGTERGVTEPSATFSTLFGAPFMALHPTVYAELFGERIDRHEVTTWLVNTGWTGGPYGTGERIRIAYSRAVIAAALAGALDDVATTTDPTFGFEAPQHCPGVPDELLWPRNTWADQDAYDAQARHLAELFTANFAQFADQASPEVRAAGPVAG, via the coding sequence ATCGAGAGGTGCACCGTGCTCGACCTGTCGTACCTGGGCATCCACAACGTCGCCAACGTGTTCCACAACCTGTCCACCCCGCAGCTCTACGAGGAGGCGATCCGCCGGCGCGAGGCCACCGTCGCCCACCTCGGACCGCTGGTGGTCCGCACCGGGCAGTACACGGGCCGGTCGGCCGACGACAAGTTCATCGTGCGGGAGCCCTCCAGCGAGGACCGCGTCTGGTGGGGCAAGCACAACCGGCCCTTCGAGCCGGACGACTTCGCCCGCCTCAAGCTCCGCTTGGGCGCCTACCTCCAGGGCCGCGACGTCTACGTCCAGGACTGCTACGCCGGCGCCGACCCCGAGTACCGGTTGAAGATCCGGGTCCTCACCGAGACGGCCTGGCACAACATGTTCGCCCGCGACATGCTCCTCCGGGAGTTCGACAAGGACGTACTCGAGCAGTTCGCGCCGGAGTTCACGGTGATCCACTGCCCGCAGTTCCACGCCATCCCCGACGTCGACCACACCCGCAGCGAGGCCTTCATCCTCCTCAACTTCGGGGAGAACCTCGTGATCATCGGCGGCACCAGCTACGCCGGCGAGATCAAGAAGTCGGTGTTCACGGTGATGAACTACCTGCTTCCCCAGAAGGGCGTGCTCGGCATGCACTGCTCGGCGAACCAGGGCAGCCAGGGCGACACCGCGCTGTTCTTCGGCCTGTCGGGCACCGGCAAGACCACGCTGTCGGCCGACCCGGACCGGGCCCTGATCGGCGACGACGAGCACGGCTGGAGCGACAACGGCATCTTCAACTTCGAGGGCGGCTGCTACGCCAAGGTGATCCGCCTGTCGCGGGAGGCCGAGCCGGAGATCTACGAGACGACCCGGCGCTTCGGCACGATCCTCGAGAACGTCACCATCGACCACGGGACCCGCCGGCTCGACCTCGACGACGGCTCGCTGACCGAGAACACCCGGGCCGCGTACCCCATCACCCACCTGCCCAACATCGTGCGGGACGGGATCGGCCCCCACCCGAAGAACGTCGTCATGCTCACGGCCGACGCCTTCGGGGTGCTGCCGCCCATCGCCAGGCTCACGCGGGCCCAGGCGATGTACCACTTCCTGTCGGGCTACACGGCCAAGGTGGCCGGCACCGAGCGGGGCGTCACCGAGCCGTCGGCGACGTTCTCCACCCTCTTCGGCGCACCGTTCATGGCCCTGCACCCGACGGTGTACGCCGAGCTGTTCGGCGAGCGCATCGACCGCCACGAGGTCACGACCTGGCTGGTGAACACCGGTTGGACCGGAGGCCCGTACGGCACCGGCGAGCGCATCAGGATCGCCTACTCCCGGGCGGTGATCGCGGCCGCGCTGGCCGGCGCCCTCGACGACGTGGCCACCACCACCGACCCCACGTTCGGCTTCGAGGCCCCCCAGCACTGCCCGGGTGTGCCCGACGAGCTGCTCTGGCCCCGCAACACCTGGGCCGACCAGGACGCCTACGACGCCCAGGCCCGCCACCTGGCCGAGCTGTTCACGGCCAACTTCGCCCAGTTCGCCGACCAGGCCAGCCCCGAGGTGAGGGCCGCCGGCCCCGTCGCCGGCTGA